In a single window of the Corvus cornix cornix isolate S_Up_H32 chromosome 22, ASM73873v5, whole genome shotgun sequence genome:
- the LOC120411144 gene encoding cytochrome c oxidase subunit 5B, mitochondrial, with protein MASRLLRVSAALRLLPAASARAVPARQLGVPGNLASDEEQATGLERKVMNAMNKGLDPYSMFRPKRYAGTKEDPNLVPSITNKRIVGCVCEEDNSCVVWFWLHKGEAQRCPSCGAHYKLIPHELPH; from the exons ATGGCCTCAAGGTTACTGCGGGTGAGCGCAGCCCTGCGGCTCCTGCCCGCGGCGTCTGCCCGCGCCGTGCCCGCCCGCCAGCTCGGCGTGCCCG GGAACCTGGCCAGCGATGAGGAGCAGGCGACCGGGTTGGAGCGGAAGGTGATGAATGCCATGAACAAGGGTCTG GACCCGTACAGCATGTTCCGGCCCAAGCGCTACGCGGGCACCAAGGAGGACCCGAACCTCGTCCCCTCCATCACCAACAAGCGCATCGTGGGCTGCGTCT gTGAGGAGGACAACAGCTGCgtggtttggttttggctgCACAAGGGCGAGGCCCAGCGCTGCCCCTCCTGCGGTGCCCACTACAAACTGATCCCCCACGAGCTGCCCCACTGA
- the KCNIP3 gene encoding calsenilin isoform X6 — translation MGTPWDGGAGGDTLEVMGTPHRGRGQAWCPWDREDETPRRMGTFGILEPISVEDSSDADVELPSIRHQPEGLEQLLARTNFTKTELQSLYRGFKNVSLGVRRPDPPNPRVPASSGSPAPLLSQECPSGLVDEETFTLIYSRFFPQGDASSYAHFLFDAFDADRNGALCFQDFAVGLSVLLRGTEQQKLKWTFDLYDVNKDGYVTKEDMLEIMKSIYAMMGRCTEPALGASAPAQHVELFFQKMDRNRDGVVTFEEFLATCQEDKDIMSSMQIFHNVL, via the exons ATGGGGACACCTTGGGATGGAGGGGCGGGCGGGGATACCCTGGAGGTGATGGGGACACCCCACCGGGGACGGGGACAGGCATGGTGTCCCTGGGACCGTGAGGATGAGACACCCCGGAGGATGGGCACG TTCGGCATCCTGGAGCCCATCTCTGTAGAAG ACAGCAGCGACGCCGATGTGGAGCTCCCGAGCATCCGGCACCAGCccgaggggctggagcagctgctggctcgCACCAACTTCACCAAGACGGAGCTTCAATCCCTCTACCGCGGCTTCAAGAACGTGAGTCTGGGGGTCCGTCGCCCCGACCCCCCAAATCCGCGGGTCCCCGCTTCCTCGGGGTCACCGGCGCCGCTCCTCTCCCAGGAATGTCCCAGCGGCCTCGTGGATGAGGAAACCTTCACGCTCATCTACTCGCGGTTCTTCCCTCAAGGCG ACGCCAGCTCCTACGCCCACTTCTTGTTCGACGCCTTCGACGCCGACCGCAACGGGGCTCTCTGCTTCCAG GATTTCGCCGTGGGACTCTCGGTGCTGCTGCGGGGGACggagcagcagaagctgaagtGGACGTTTGACCTCTACGACGTGAATAAGGACGGCTACGTCACCAAGGAG GACATGCTGGAGATCATGAAATCCATCTATGCCATGATGGGCCGCTGCACCGAGCCCGCCCTGGGGGCCAGCGCGCCGGCCCAGCACGTGGAGCTGTTCTTCCAG AAGATGGACAGGAACAGGGACGGCGTGGTGACCTTCGAGGAGTTCCTGGCCACATGCCAGGAG GACAAGGACATCATGAGCTCCATGCAGATCTTCCACAACGTGCTCTAG
- the KCNIP3 gene encoding calsenilin isoform X5 — translation MGTPWDGGAGGDTLEVMGTPHRGRGQAWCPWDREDETPRRMGTFGILEPISVEDSSDADVELPSIRHQPEGLEQLLARTNFTKTELQSLYRGFKNECPSGLVDEETFTLIYSRFFPQGGESGGPQSRQEGLGGPSGKLPTPVRGSHRRPPPADASSYAHFLFDAFDADRNGALCFQDFAVGLSVLLRGTEQQKLKWTFDLYDVNKDGYVTKEDMLEIMKSIYAMMGRCTEPALGASAPAQHVELFFQKMDRNRDGVVTFEEFLATCQEDKDIMSSMQIFHNVL, via the exons ATGGGGACACCTTGGGATGGAGGGGCGGGCGGGGATACCCTGGAGGTGATGGGGACACCCCACCGGGGACGGGGACAGGCATGGTGTCCCTGGGACCGTGAGGATGAGACACCCCGGAGGATGGGCACG TTCGGCATCCTGGAGCCCATCTCTGTAGAAG ACAGCAGCGACGCCGATGTGGAGCTCCCGAGCATCCGGCACCAGCccgaggggctggagcagctgctggctcgCACCAACTTCACCAAGACGGAGCTTCAATCCCTCTACCGCGGCTTCAAGAAC GAATGTCCCAGCGGCCTCGTGGATGAGGAAACCTTCACGCTCATCTACTCGCGGTTCTTCCCTCAAGGCGGTGAGTCGGGGGGTCCCCAGAGCCGGCAGGAGGGTCTGGGGGGGCCCTCCGGGAAACTCCCGACCCCGGTGCGGGGGAGTCACCGCCGCCCTCCCCCCGCAGACGCCAGCTCCTACGCCCACTTCTTGTTCGACGCCTTCGACGCCGACCGCAACGGGGCTCTCTGCTTCCAG GATTTCGCCGTGGGACTCTCGGTGCTGCTGCGGGGGACggagcagcagaagctgaagtGGACGTTTGACCTCTACGACGTGAATAAGGACGGCTACGTCACCAAGGAG GACATGCTGGAGATCATGAAATCCATCTATGCCATGATGGGCCGCTGCACCGAGCCCGCCCTGGGGGCCAGCGCGCCGGCCCAGCACGTGGAGCTGTTCTTCCAG AAGATGGACAGGAACAGGGACGGCGTGGTGACCTTCGAGGAGTTCCTGGCCACATGCCAGGAG GACAAGGACATCATGAGCTCCATGCAGATCTTCCACAACGTGCTCTAG
- the KCNIP3 gene encoding calsenilin isoform X7, producing MGTPWDGGAGGDTLEVMGTPHRGRGQAWCPWDREDETPRRMGTFGILEPISVEDSSDADVELPSIRHQPEGLEQLLARTNFTKTELQSLYRGFKNECPSGLVDEETFTLIYSRFFPQGDASSYAHFLFDAFDADRNGALCFQDFAVGLSVLLRGTEQQKLKWTFDLYDVNKDGYVTKEDMLEIMKSIYAMMGRCTEPALGASAPAQHVELFFQKMDRNRDGVVTFEEFLATCQEDKDIMSSMQIFHNVL from the exons ATGGGGACACCTTGGGATGGAGGGGCGGGCGGGGATACCCTGGAGGTGATGGGGACACCCCACCGGGGACGGGGACAGGCATGGTGTCCCTGGGACCGTGAGGATGAGACACCCCGGAGGATGGGCACG TTCGGCATCCTGGAGCCCATCTCTGTAGAAG ACAGCAGCGACGCCGATGTGGAGCTCCCGAGCATCCGGCACCAGCccgaggggctggagcagctgctggctcgCACCAACTTCACCAAGACGGAGCTTCAATCCCTCTACCGCGGCTTCAAGAAC GAATGTCCCAGCGGCCTCGTGGATGAGGAAACCTTCACGCTCATCTACTCGCGGTTCTTCCCTCAAGGCG ACGCCAGCTCCTACGCCCACTTCTTGTTCGACGCCTTCGACGCCGACCGCAACGGGGCTCTCTGCTTCCAG GATTTCGCCGTGGGACTCTCGGTGCTGCTGCGGGGGACggagcagcagaagctgaagtGGACGTTTGACCTCTACGACGTGAATAAGGACGGCTACGTCACCAAGGAG GACATGCTGGAGATCATGAAATCCATCTATGCCATGATGGGCCGCTGCACCGAGCCCGCCCTGGGGGCCAGCGCGCCGGCCCAGCACGTGGAGCTGTTCTTCCAG AAGATGGACAGGAACAGGGACGGCGTGGTGACCTTCGAGGAGTTCCTGGCCACATGCCAGGAG GACAAGGACATCATGAGCTCCATGCAGATCTTCCACAACGTGCTCTAG
- the KCNIP3 gene encoding calsenilin isoform X4, giving the protein MGTPWDGGAGGDTLEVMGTPHRGRGQAWCPWDREDETPRRMGTFGILEPISVEDSSDADVELPSIRHQPEGLEQLLARTNFTKTELQSLYRGFKNECPSGLVDEETFTLIYSRFFPQGDASSYAHFLFDAFDADRNGALCFQDFAVGLSVLLRGTEQQKLKWTFDLYDVNKDGYVTKEVTLGDTGRHWGAGGVGTPRQGPGSALCPPGHAGDHEIHLCHDGPLHRARPGGQRAGPARGAVLPGETVPTVTPGAALRPGVAPLSSGHSLAEDGQEQGRRGDLRGVPGHMPGGQGHHELHADLPQRALDPGPPGVFLLFQTNKKFKVRRNPARGSRRRDRARTRTTLPPEPPRHGAPTCQTDPFWGAEPPLHKDPPPLAVQGPDTAQTRPQGPQGGDPQDMETAWDVRTLRDGDPRDVGALWVGVSISHP; this is encoded by the exons ATGGGGACACCTTGGGATGGAGGGGCGGGCGGGGATACCCTGGAGGTGATGGGGACACCCCACCGGGGACGGGGACAGGCATGGTGTCCCTGGGACCGTGAGGATGAGACACCCCGGAGGATGGGCACG TTCGGCATCCTGGAGCCCATCTCTGTAGAAG ACAGCAGCGACGCCGATGTGGAGCTCCCGAGCATCCGGCACCAGCccgaggggctggagcagctgctggctcgCACCAACTTCACCAAGACGGAGCTTCAATCCCTCTACCGCGGCTTCAAGAAC GAATGTCCCAGCGGCCTCGTGGATGAGGAAACCTTCACGCTCATCTACTCGCGGTTCTTCCCTCAAGGCG ACGCCAGCTCCTACGCCCACTTCTTGTTCGACGCCTTCGACGCCGACCGCAACGGGGCTCTCTGCTTCCAG GATTTCGCCGTGGGACTCTCGGTGCTGCTGCGGGGGACggagcagcagaagctgaagtGGACGTTTGACCTCTACGACGTGAATAAGGACGGCTACGTCACCAAGGAGGTGACcctgggggacactgggagaCACTGGGGGGCTGGTGGGGTGGGGACACCCAGACAGGGACCTGGCAGCGCCCTGTGTCCCCCAGGACATGCTGGAGATCATGAAATCCATCTATGCCATGATGGGCCGCTGCACCGAGCCCGCCCTGGGGGCCAGCGCGCCGGCCCAGCACGTGGAGCTGTTCTTCCAGGTGAGACTGTCCCTACTGTCACCCCCGGGGCCGCTCTGAGGCCAGGGGTGGCCCCGCTGAGCTCTGGCCACTCCCTTGCAGAAGATGGACAGGAACAGGGACGGCGTGGTGACCTTCGAGGAGTTCCTGGCCACATGCCAGGAG GACAAGGACATCATGAGCTCCATGCAGATCTTCCACAACGTGCTCTAGACCCCGGGCCCCCCGGAGTTTTTCTACTATTTCAGACAAACAAGAAGTTCAAAGTCAGGAGAAATCCAGCACGTGGCTCCCGGAGACGGGATAGGGCAAGGACAAGGACGACGTTGCCACCAGAGCCCCCCCGGCACGGTGCTCCCACCTGCCAGACGGACCCGTTTTGGGGGGCTGAGCCTCCCCTCCACAAGGACCCCCCACCCTTGGCAGTGCAGGGACCCGACACAGCACAAACCCGACCCCAGGGTCCCCAGGGTGGGGACCCCCAGGACATGGAGACTGCCTGGGACGTGAGGACCCTCAGAGATGGGGACCCCCGGGATGTGGGGGCCCTCTGGGTGGGGGTCTCCATATCGCACCCATGA
- the KCNIP3 gene encoding calsenilin isoform X1 produces the protein MGTPWDGGAGGDTLEVMGTPHRGRGQAWCPWDREDETPRRMGTFGILEPISVEDSSDADVELPSIRHQPEGLEQLLARTNFTKTELQSLYRGFKNECPSGLVDEETFTLIYSRFFPQGGESGGPQSRQEGLGGPSGKLPTPVRGSHRRPPPADASSYAHFLFDAFDADRNGALCFQDFAVGLSVLLRGTEQQKLKWTFDLYDVNKDGYVTKEVTLGDTGRHWGAGGVGTPRQGPGSALCPPGHAGDHEIHLCHDGPLHRARPGGQRAGPARGAVLPGETVPTVTPGAALRPGVAPLSSGHSLAEDGQEQGRRGDLRGVPGHMPGGQGHHELHADLPQRALDPGPPGVFLLFQTNKKFKVRRNPARGSRRRDRARTRTTLPPEPPRHGAPTCQTDPFWGAEPPLHKDPPPLAVQGPDTAQTRPQGPQGGDPQDMETAWDVRTLRDGDPRDVGALWVGVSISHP, from the exons ATGGGGACACCTTGGGATGGAGGGGCGGGCGGGGATACCCTGGAGGTGATGGGGACACCCCACCGGGGACGGGGACAGGCATGGTGTCCCTGGGACCGTGAGGATGAGACACCCCGGAGGATGGGCACG TTCGGCATCCTGGAGCCCATCTCTGTAGAAG ACAGCAGCGACGCCGATGTGGAGCTCCCGAGCATCCGGCACCAGCccgaggggctggagcagctgctggctcgCACCAACTTCACCAAGACGGAGCTTCAATCCCTCTACCGCGGCTTCAAGAAC GAATGTCCCAGCGGCCTCGTGGATGAGGAAACCTTCACGCTCATCTACTCGCGGTTCTTCCCTCAAGGCGGTGAGTCGGGGGGTCCCCAGAGCCGGCAGGAGGGTCTGGGGGGGCCCTCCGGGAAACTCCCGACCCCGGTGCGGGGGAGTCACCGCCGCCCTCCCCCCGCAGACGCCAGCTCCTACGCCCACTTCTTGTTCGACGCCTTCGACGCCGACCGCAACGGGGCTCTCTGCTTCCAG GATTTCGCCGTGGGACTCTCGGTGCTGCTGCGGGGGACggagcagcagaagctgaagtGGACGTTTGACCTCTACGACGTGAATAAGGACGGCTACGTCACCAAGGAGGTGACcctgggggacactgggagaCACTGGGGGGCTGGTGGGGTGGGGACACCCAGACAGGGACCTGGCAGCGCCCTGTGTCCCCCAGGACATGCTGGAGATCATGAAATCCATCTATGCCATGATGGGCCGCTGCACCGAGCCCGCCCTGGGGGCCAGCGCGCCGGCCCAGCACGTGGAGCTGTTCTTCCAGGTGAGACTGTCCCTACTGTCACCCCCGGGGCCGCTCTGAGGCCAGGGGTGGCCCCGCTGAGCTCTGGCCACTCCCTTGCAGAAGATGGACAGGAACAGGGACGGCGTGGTGACCTTCGAGGAGTTCCTGGCCACATGCCAGGAG GACAAGGACATCATGAGCTCCATGCAGATCTTCCACAACGTGCTCTAGACCCCGGGCCCCCCGGAGTTTTTCTACTATTTCAGACAAACAAGAAGTTCAAAGTCAGGAGAAATCCAGCACGTGGCTCCCGGAGACGGGATAGGGCAAGGACAAGGACGACGTTGCCACCAGAGCCCCCCCGGCACGGTGCTCCCACCTGCCAGACGGACCCGTTTTGGGGGGCTGAGCCTCCCCTCCACAAGGACCCCCCACCCTTGGCAGTGCAGGGACCCGACACAGCACAAACCCGACCCCAGGGTCCCCAGGGTGGGGACCCCCAGGACATGGAGACTGCCTGGGACGTGAGGACCCTCAGAGATGGGGACCCCCGGGATGTGGGGGCCCTCTGGGTGGGGGTCTCCATATCGCACCCATGA
- the KCNIP3 gene encoding calsenilin isoform X3: MGTPWDGGAGGDTLEVMGTPHRGRGQAWCPWDREDETPRRMGTFGILEPISVEDSSDADVELPSIRHQPEGLEQLLARTNFTKTELQSLYRGFKNECPSGLVDEETFTLIYSRFFPQGGESGGPQSRQEGLGGPSGKLPTPVRGSHRRPPPADASSYAHFLFDAFDADRNGALCFQDFAVGLSVLLRGTEQQKLKWTFDLYDVNKDGYVTKEVTLGDTGRHWGAGGVGTPRQGPGSALCPPGHAGDHEIHLCHDGPLHRARPGGQRAGPARGAVLPEDGQEQGRRGDLRGVPGHMPGGQGHHELHADLPQRALDPGPPGVFLLFQTNKKFKVRRNPARGSRRRDRARTRTTLPPEPPRHGAPTCQTDPFWGAEPPLHKDPPPLAVQGPDTAQTRPQGPQGGDPQDMETAWDVRTLRDGDPRDVGALWVGVSISHP; encoded by the exons ATGGGGACACCTTGGGATGGAGGGGCGGGCGGGGATACCCTGGAGGTGATGGGGACACCCCACCGGGGACGGGGACAGGCATGGTGTCCCTGGGACCGTGAGGATGAGACACCCCGGAGGATGGGCACG TTCGGCATCCTGGAGCCCATCTCTGTAGAAG ACAGCAGCGACGCCGATGTGGAGCTCCCGAGCATCCGGCACCAGCccgaggggctggagcagctgctggctcgCACCAACTTCACCAAGACGGAGCTTCAATCCCTCTACCGCGGCTTCAAGAAC GAATGTCCCAGCGGCCTCGTGGATGAGGAAACCTTCACGCTCATCTACTCGCGGTTCTTCCCTCAAGGCGGTGAGTCGGGGGGTCCCCAGAGCCGGCAGGAGGGTCTGGGGGGGCCCTCCGGGAAACTCCCGACCCCGGTGCGGGGGAGTCACCGCCGCCCTCCCCCCGCAGACGCCAGCTCCTACGCCCACTTCTTGTTCGACGCCTTCGACGCCGACCGCAACGGGGCTCTCTGCTTCCAG GATTTCGCCGTGGGACTCTCGGTGCTGCTGCGGGGGACggagcagcagaagctgaagtGGACGTTTGACCTCTACGACGTGAATAAGGACGGCTACGTCACCAAGGAGGTGACcctgggggacactgggagaCACTGGGGGGCTGGTGGGGTGGGGACACCCAGACAGGGACCTGGCAGCGCCCTGTGTCCCCCAGGACATGCTGGAGATCATGAAATCCATCTATGCCATGATGGGCCGCTGCACCGAGCCCGCCCTGGGGGCCAGCGCGCCGGCCCAGCACGTGGAGCTGTTCTTCCAG AAGATGGACAGGAACAGGGACGGCGTGGTGACCTTCGAGGAGTTCCTGGCCACATGCCAGGAG GACAAGGACATCATGAGCTCCATGCAGATCTTCCACAACGTGCTCTAGACCCCGGGCCCCCCGGAGTTTTTCTACTATTTCAGACAAACAAGAAGTTCAAAGTCAGGAGAAATCCAGCACGTGGCTCCCGGAGACGGGATAGGGCAAGGACAAGGACGACGTTGCCACCAGAGCCCCCCCGGCACGGTGCTCCCACCTGCCAGACGGACCCGTTTTGGGGGGCTGAGCCTCCCCTCCACAAGGACCCCCCACCCTTGGCAGTGCAGGGACCCGACACAGCACAAACCCGACCCCAGGGTCCCCAGGGTGGGGACCCCCAGGACATGGAGACTGCCTGGGACGTGAGGACCCTCAGAGATGGGGACCCCCGGGATGTGGGGGCCCTCTGGGTGGGGGTCTCCATATCGCACCCATGA
- the KCNIP3 gene encoding calsenilin isoform X8 yields MGIQGMELCAVAVVILLFIAVLKQFGILEPISVEDSSDADVELPSIRHQPEGLEQLLARTNFTKTELQSLYRGFKNECPSGLVDEETFTLIYSRFFPQGDASSYAHFLFDAFDADRNGALCFQDFAVGLSVLLRGTEQQKLKWTFDLYDVNKDGYVTKEDMLEIMKSIYAMMGRCTEPALGASAPAQHVELFFQKMDRNRDGVVTFEEFLATCQEDKDIMSSMQIFHNVL; encoded by the exons ATGGGCATCCAGGGCATGGAGCTGTGCGCCGTGGCCGTGGTGATCCTCCTCTTCATCGCCGTCCTCAAGCAGTTCGGCATCCTGGAGCCCATCTCTGTAGAAG ACAGCAGCGACGCCGATGTGGAGCTCCCGAGCATCCGGCACCAGCccgaggggctggagcagctgctggctcgCACCAACTTCACCAAGACGGAGCTTCAATCCCTCTACCGCGGCTTCAAGAAC GAATGTCCCAGCGGCCTCGTGGATGAGGAAACCTTCACGCTCATCTACTCGCGGTTCTTCCCTCAAGGCG ACGCCAGCTCCTACGCCCACTTCTTGTTCGACGCCTTCGACGCCGACCGCAACGGGGCTCTCTGCTTCCAG GATTTCGCCGTGGGACTCTCGGTGCTGCTGCGGGGGACggagcagcagaagctgaagtGGACGTTTGACCTCTACGACGTGAATAAGGACGGCTACGTCACCAAGGAG GACATGCTGGAGATCATGAAATCCATCTATGCCATGATGGGCCGCTGCACCGAGCCCGCCCTGGGGGCCAGCGCGCCGGCCCAGCACGTGGAGCTGTTCTTCCAG AAGATGGACAGGAACAGGGACGGCGTGGTGACCTTCGAGGAGTTCCTGGCCACATGCCAGGAG GACAAGGACATCATGAGCTCCATGCAGATCTTCCACAACGTGCTCTAG
- the KCNIP3 gene encoding calsenilin isoform X2, translated as MGIQGMELCAVAVVILLFIAVLKQFGILEPISVEDSSDADVELPSIRHQPEGLEQLLARTNFTKTELQSLYRGFKNECPSGLVDEETFTLIYSRFFPQGGESGGPQSRQEGLGGPSGKLPTPVRGSHRRPPPADASSYAHFLFDAFDADRNGALCFQDFAVGLSVLLRGTEQQKLKWTFDLYDVNKDGYVTKEVTLGDTGRHWGAGGVGTPRQGPGSALCPPGHAGDHEIHLCHDGPLHRARPGGQRAGPARGAVLPGETVPTVTPGAALRPGVAPLSSGHSLAEDGQEQGRRGDLRGVPGHMPGGQGHHELHADLPQRALDPGPPGVFLLFQTNKKFKVRRNPARGSRRRDRARTRTTLPPEPPRHGAPTCQTDPFWGAEPPLHKDPPPLAVQGPDTAQTRPQGPQGGDPQDMETAWDVRTLRDGDPRDVGALWVGVSISHP; from the exons ATGGGCATCCAGGGCATGGAGCTGTGCGCCGTGGCCGTGGTGATCCTCCTCTTCATCGCCGTCCTCAAGCAGTTCGGCATCCTGGAGCCCATCTCTGTAGAAG ACAGCAGCGACGCCGATGTGGAGCTCCCGAGCATCCGGCACCAGCccgaggggctggagcagctgctggctcgCACCAACTTCACCAAGACGGAGCTTCAATCCCTCTACCGCGGCTTCAAGAAC GAATGTCCCAGCGGCCTCGTGGATGAGGAAACCTTCACGCTCATCTACTCGCGGTTCTTCCCTCAAGGCGGTGAGTCGGGGGGTCCCCAGAGCCGGCAGGAGGGTCTGGGGGGGCCCTCCGGGAAACTCCCGACCCCGGTGCGGGGGAGTCACCGCCGCCCTCCCCCCGCAGACGCCAGCTCCTACGCCCACTTCTTGTTCGACGCCTTCGACGCCGACCGCAACGGGGCTCTCTGCTTCCAG GATTTCGCCGTGGGACTCTCGGTGCTGCTGCGGGGGACggagcagcagaagctgaagtGGACGTTTGACCTCTACGACGTGAATAAGGACGGCTACGTCACCAAGGAGGTGACcctgggggacactgggagaCACTGGGGGGCTGGTGGGGTGGGGACACCCAGACAGGGACCTGGCAGCGCCCTGTGTCCCCCAGGACATGCTGGAGATCATGAAATCCATCTATGCCATGATGGGCCGCTGCACCGAGCCCGCCCTGGGGGCCAGCGCGCCGGCCCAGCACGTGGAGCTGTTCTTCCAGGTGAGACTGTCCCTACTGTCACCCCCGGGGCCGCTCTGAGGCCAGGGGTGGCCCCGCTGAGCTCTGGCCACTCCCTTGCAGAAGATGGACAGGAACAGGGACGGCGTGGTGACCTTCGAGGAGTTCCTGGCCACATGCCAGGAG GACAAGGACATCATGAGCTCCATGCAGATCTTCCACAACGTGCTCTAGACCCCGGGCCCCCCGGAGTTTTTCTACTATTTCAGACAAACAAGAAGTTCAAAGTCAGGAGAAATCCAGCACGTGGCTCCCGGAGACGGGATAGGGCAAGGACAAGGACGACGTTGCCACCAGAGCCCCCCCGGCACGGTGCTCCCACCTGCCAGACGGACCCGTTTTGGGGGGCTGAGCCTCCCCTCCACAAGGACCCCCCACCCTTGGCAGTGCAGGGACCCGACACAGCACAAACCCGACCCCAGGGTCCCCAGGGTGGGGACCCCCAGGACATGGAGACTGCCTGGGACGTGAGGACCCTCAGAGATGGGGACCCCCGGGATGTGGGGGCCCTCTGGGTGGGGGTCTCCATATCGCACCCATGA
- the LOC120411142 gene encoding fumarylacetoacetate hydrolase domain-containing protein 2-like → MGGMSSGLGAVRGREGIPWDRGERPCSTGVVWNPPGSGIPRCRRDARALRLLRFRGAAGGGPRLGLEEAPGGDLVDLSAAEPELPRSMREFLEIGPRGLALAQRALESGQHRVPRATVQLLAPVGDPEKVICVGLNYHDHCQEQGVKVPKEPLIFSKFPSAITGPFDDIVHPQDTSELDWEVELAAVIGKRGRHIEEAAALDHVLGFTVANDVSARDWQMRRNGRQWLLGKTFDTFCPLGPAIVTKEAVADVHNLWIRCSVNGQRMQDSSTRHLIFGVPALVAWVSRFVTLVPGDILLTGTPAGVGVFRKPPVFLQRGDEVQCEIEELGTICNRVV, encoded by the exons ATGGGGGGAATGTCCTCCGGGCTCGGAGCAGTGCGGGGTCGGGAGGGCATCCCCTGGGATCGGGGGGAGCgaccctgcagcactggggtTGTGTGGAATCCCCCGGGGTCAGGGATCCCCCGGTGCCGCAGGGATGCGCGGGCGCTGCGGCTGCTGCGGTTCCGgggggccgcgggcggggggCCCCGGCTCGGGCTGGAGGAGGCGCCCGGGGGCGACCTGGTGGATCTGAGCGCGGCGGAGCCGGAGCTGCCCCGATCGATGCGGGAATTCCTGGAGATCGGCCCCCGCGGGCTGGCGCTCGCCCAGAG AGCACTGGAGTCGGGGCAGCACCGGGTGCCCCGGGCgactgtgcagctgctggcacccGTGGGGGACCCCGAGAAGGTGATCTGCGTGGGGCTCAACTACCACGACCACTGTCAGGAGCAGGGCGTGAAGGTCCCCAAGGAGCCCCTCATCTTCAGCAAGTTCCCCAGCGCCATCACCGGGCCCTTCGATGACATCGTGCACCCTCAGGACACCAGC gagctggactgggaGGTGGAATTGGCTGCTGTTATCGGGAAGAGGGGGCGGCACATCGAG gAAGCGGCGGCGCTGGACCACGTGCTGGGGTTCACGGTGGCCAACGACGTGAGCGCCCGGGACTGGCAGATGCGGCGCAACGGGCggcagtggctgctggggaAAACCTTCGACACCTTCTGTCCCCTGGGGCCGGCCATCGTCACCAAGGAGGCGGTGgcag ACGTCCACAACCTGTGGATCCGCTGCAGCGTCAACGGGCAGCGCATGCAGGACAGCAGCACCCGCCACCTCATCTTTGGGGTGCCCGCCCTCGTCGCCTGGGTGTCCCG GTTCGTGACACTGGTCCCTGGGGACATCCTGCTAACGGGGACCCCTGCAGGAGTGGGGGTCTTTCGGAAACCGCCCGTTTTCCTTCAG CGCGGGGACGAGGTGCAGTGCGAGATCGAGGAGCTGGGCACCATCTGCAACCGGGTGGTCTGA